The genomic interval AAAAATTTATTCGAGTAGGCACGAATCGTATGAATCGAATATTGTATTCGATTCATACGATTCGTGCCCATATGATATCGTGTTCAAATTTATTTCTTAACTTTACTTAGAAATTTAATTTAAGAGAAAAGCTCTCTTTGTTTCATTCTAGAACTTTTTCATTATGATTATAGAATCAACAATTTCAAAATCATAGGCGGTTTTATTTATGAAAACTATTTAGAAAAAGAGTTAGATAGAATAACTTCGACTTTGTCAACTGACAGTGAAAAAATGAAATCGGGGTACATGCCAATGCCGAGTACGGGTAAAAATAGAGAAATCGAAAGAAATAACTCGCGTGGTCCAGAATCAAAAAAATAAGAGTTTGGAATATTAAAGAACTTGTATCCATAGAACATCTGGCGTGACATAGATAATGAATAAATAGGAGTTAATATCATTCCAATTGCCATTACAAAAGTAATTAGTATTTTTGGCATTAAAAGATATTTTTGGCTGGTAATTATTCCAAAAAATACTATCAATTCGGCAACAAAACCACTCATACCCGGTAATGCAAGGGACGCCATGGAAAAGGTACTAAATATCGTGAATATTTTTGGCATTAGGATAGCTATTCCGCCCATTTCGTCAAGGTAAACAAGACGTATTCTATCATAAGTCGTACCTGCCAAGAAAAAAAGTGCAGCACCAATAAATCCATGAGAGATTATTTGTAAAAGAGCTCCATTGAGTCCGGTATCAGTTATAGAACCAATTCCTATAATTATGAAACCCATATGAGATACGGAAGAATAAGCTATTCTTTTTTTTAAATTACGTTGGCCAAGAGATGTTGAAGCTGCATAGATTATTTGTATTGTGCCTACTATCAGTAACCAGGGCGAAAATATAGAATGGGCGTGAGATAATAATTCCATATTGATCCGAACCAGCCCATATGCTCCCATTTTTAATAAGATTCCGGCTAGAAGCATACAAGTGCTGTAATGTGCTTCCCCGTGGGTATCTGGTAACCATGTATGTAGGGGTATAATAGGCAATTTCACAGCAAAAGCAATAAAAAATCCAATATAGAATATTATTTCCAAGGGAAGAGGATACGACTGATTGGCTGATGTTTCAAAATTTAATGTTGGTTCATTAGAACCATATAAACCGATACCCAAAACTCCCATTAAGAGAAAAATAGAACCCCCCGCCGTATACAAAATAAATTTTGTAGCCGAGTACAGACGTTTCTTTCCTCCCCACATAGATAGAAGTAGATAAACAGGAATTAATTCTAACTCCCACATAATGAAAAAAAGTAAAAGGTCTCGAGAAGAAAATAATCCTATTTGAGCACTGTACATCGCTAACATCAGGAAATTAAATAACCGAGAATCCCGAGTAACCGGCCAAGCTGCTAAAGTCGCTAAAGTGGTGATGAATCCCGTTAGTAAAATAGGTCCTATAGAAAGTCCATCTATTCCTAATCTCCAATGGAAATCAAACAACTGTATCCATTTATAATCCTCCATCAGTTGGATTAATGGATCATCTGTTTGGAAATGATAACAGAATGTATAGGCCGTTAGAAGGAGTTCGAAAATACATATAAATATAGTATACCAACGGATGACCCTATTTCCTCTATGGGGAAGAAAAAAAATTAAGGAACCTGCAAATATTGGCAAAATTACAATTATTGTTAACCAAGGAAAATAATTCGTAGTAAAGACAAGATAGACTTGGACCAGAAAAAAACCCGTGCTCAAAATATTTTGAGCACGGGTTTTGTCGGTAAAAAAAAATAAAATGGATTCAAGTAAAATTTTTTCGAACGTATCAATAAGCTAGACCCATACTGCGGGTTGTTTCATGCCATAAATAAACTCGAACACTCAAGAAATCCGTTGGACAGGCGGATTCACATCTTTTACAACCAACGCAGTCTTCGGTTCTTGGAGCAGAAGCAATTTGTTTAGCTTTACATCCGTCCCAAGGTATCATTTCTAATACATCGGTCGGGCAAGCTCGGACACATTGAGTACATCCTATACACGTATCATAAATCTTTACTGAATGTGACATTGAATCTATACATTTTTGAAAGTAATAAATTTTCGACCTAGTAAACTTAATTAACAAATCCTATATTTAGATACCAGATGAATCAACAAGTTATCAGAATTTTTCGAATAAATCTACTTCTGGATTGGTTTATGAGAAAGGTCCAAAATACTTTGATTTCTTAGGTTTTTGAAAACAAGGTCATACTTTAATTTAATATAGCAAACATACTAATTCGAATTCCTTTATGAATATTAGAATTTATATGATTAATACTAGTTATTCAACAAATTCGATTGGTTAATACGAGTTGATTTTCGGTTACGATAAATTGATGAAACAATAGCCAGTCCAATAGCCGCTTCAGCGGCTGCAATAGCTATAACAAAAATTGAAAAAATGTCTCCTTTTAATTGACGATTATCAAAAAAATCAGAAAATGTTACAAAATTGATATTAACTGCATTCAATATAAGTTCAAGACACATAAGAGCTCTAACCATATTTCGACTTGTGATCAATCCATAGATACCGATAGAAAATAAATAGGCACTCAAAACAAGTACATGTTCGAGCATCATTAACCAACTCCTTATCAATCTTATTAATTTCAATCTAAACAACAATGCAATCCTCAATGCAATCGATTCGATTGAATCACATATAACAAAAATTCCATACTTAAATTTCTTTTTTATTATTGACGAGCTACAGCAATTGCACCTATTAAAGCAACTAAAAGAATTATTGAAACGAGTTCAAATGGAAGAAAAAAATCTGTTGATAAATGAACTCCAATTTGTTGACTATTAGTTATCAAATCTTGCTCTAGAATCTGGTTTGATTTTGTAGTCCAAATAATACCGTACCATGACATATCTGGAATAGTAGTAATTAGTGAAATAAAAAGACCTGTACAAACCACCGAAGTAACTCCATCCCCAATAGTCCAAAGATGAAAATCTTTGTAATATTCTGAGCCATTCATGAACATCACAGCAAAAATGATTAAAACATTTATAGCTCCTACGTAAATAAGCAGCTGCGCAGCAGCTACAAAGTAGGAGTTCAATAGAATATAGAATAAAGATATACAAACAAGAACGAATCCCAATGAAAAGGCAGAATAAATTGGATTGGGAAGTAATACCACTCCTAGACCTCCTAAGATTAGACCCGACCCCAGAAAGACTAAAAGAAAATCGTGTATTGGTCCAGGTAAATTCATTTAAAAAATATATAAATTGAGATATTTCATGAGTTTATTGATCTGAGCAGAAAAAAAAGAAGTGATTCTATTTTTTATGGTACTCCTTAACTAAATGAAATTTAAATGGGTCTGGGTTGATATAGATAGTGTTATTGGAGTATTCTAATTCAATATCCGAAAAATGGTTTGAAACTATATTATATATATTTTGAAATCATTACTCTAATGTAGAAATACATTTTCAATCCAAATAAAAGGACCAACTAATAAAAGGTTTGTATTCATATTAAAAAAATCATATCCTTTTAGATCCAAATAGATCCAAATTGAGCCTTAATTAATATTTTTTAATATTAATTAATATGAATTTTAATTTTATTTGTTTAATCAAAGGGTTCTATCCATTTTTTATTTGGGGTGAATTCGAAATTGTTCGAATTGTGTAATCATCAATTACTGATGTTGGTAACCGACCCAATGAAATTTGATTGTAATTCAATTCGTGACGATCATAAGTAGAAAGTTCATATTCTTCAGTCATTGATAAACAATTTGTTGGACAATACTCAACGCAATTACCACAAAATATACAGACTCCAAAATCAATACTGTAATTAAGCAACTGTTTCTTTCGAATATCGGTTTCCAATTTCCAATCAACAACGGGTAGATCTATAGGACATACACGAACACATACTTCACAAGCAATGCATTTATCAAATTCAAAGTGGATTCGGCCCCGGAAACGTTCCGGTGTGATCAGTTTTTCGTAGGGGTATTGAATAGTTATAGGTAAACGATTCGCATGAGACAGGGTAATCATGAAACCTTGACCAATGTACCTGGCAGCTCGGATTGTTTGTTGACCATAATTTATGAATTCAGTTAACATAGGAAACATATCGTGAATATGTATAAATAAAAAGATTTTATGCTTGTTTCTTTCTCTTGTTTGAGACAGGTCGTGAATTGAATGTAGAATATTGTAGTATTTTACAATGAAAGAAGTTGGGACGAAGTTGTTAATAATAGATTACCTAGAGAAATAGGTAAAAGAAATTTCCACCCAAGATTTAATAGTTGATCCATTCTCAGCCTTGGTAAAGTCCATCTTGTTGCAATAGGAATGAACAAGAACAAATAAGTTTTAGCTAATGTAATAAAGATACCAATTACTGGGCCAAAAACTTTACCCGCTTTATTTATGTCAAATATCTCAGAAACGAATATGTACGGAATAGAAAGATTCCAGCCTCCCAAGTAAAGAACTGTTACAAATAATGAAGAAACCAGTAGATTTAGATACGAAGCAACGTAAAATAAACCAAATTTGATACCTGAATATTCAGTTTGGTAACCCGCTACTAATTCTTCTTCGGCTTCTGGTAAATCAAAAGGCAATCTCTCACACTCGGCTAAAGAAGAAATTAGAAAAATGATAAATCCTATAGGTTGACGCCATAAATTCCATCCCCAAAAACCATATTTTGACTGCGCTTCAACTATATCAACTGTACTTGAACTGTTAGATAATCATAGTCGATGATAACATCGCTGTTCCCATCACTATTACAGAACCGTACGTGAGATTTTCACCTCATACGGCTCCTCAAAGATCACAAATAAATCTAAGGGCATTTCACTATTATTTATCTTGATATTTTGTAAGATAGTTATCCTATAAGTTCGTGAATTAGATCGATGGAATTCTGTTTGCTATATTTTATATTTAAAATAAAAAAGTGCTTCTGAATTCATCTTATCTTTTAATTATATAATATAAGAATTTTTTTCTTTGTTGATCAATAACTTAATCCTTGAATAAAAGACCTTTTATAACATTTTTATAACATATAGTACATAGATATTTCAACCTATTATTTTCAATTACGAAAAAGA from Coffea arabica chloroplast, complete genome carries:
- the ndhD gene encoding NADH dehydrogenase subunit 4; translation: MNYFPWLTIIVILPIFAGSLIFFLPHRGNRVIRWYTIFICIFELLLTAYTFCYHFQTDDPLIQLMEDYKWIQLFDFHWRLGIDGLSIGPILLTGFITTLATLAAWPVTRDSRLFNFLMLAMYSAQIGLFSSRDLLLFFIMWELELIPVYLLLSMWGGKKRLYSATKFILYTAGGSIFLLMGVLGIGLYGSNEPTLNFETSANQSYPLPLEIIFYIGFFIAFAVKLPIIPLHTWLPDTHGEAHYSTCMLLAGILLKMGAYGLVRINMELLSHAHSIFSPWLLIVGTIQIIYAASTSLGQRNLKKRIAYSSVSHMGFIIIGIGSITDTGLNGALLQIISHGFIGAALFFLAGTTYDRIRLVYLDEMGGIAILMPKIFTIFSTFSMASLALPGMSGFVAELIVFFGIITSQKYLLMPKILITFVMAIGMILTPIYSLSMSRQMFYGYKFFNIPNSYFFDSGPRELFLSISLFLPVLGIGMYPDFIFSLSVDKVEVILSNSFSK
- the psaC gene encoding photosystem I subunit VII (9 kDa protein) codes for the protein MSHSVKIYDTCIGCTQCVRACPTDVLEMIPWDGCKAKQIASAPRTEDCVGCKRCESACPTDFLSVRVYLWHETTRSMGLAY
- the ndhE gene encoding NADH dehydrogenase subunit 4L — encoded protein: MMLEHVLVLSAYLFSIGIYGLITSRNMVRALMCLELILNAVNINFVTFSDFFDNRQLKGDIFSIFVIAIAAAEAAIGLAIVSSIYRNRKSTRINQSNLLNN
- the ndhG gene encoding NADH dehydrogenase subunit 6 — protein: MNLPGPIHDFLLVFLGSGLILGGLGVVLLPNPIYSAFSLGFVLVCISLFYILLNSYFVAAAQLLIYVGAINVLIIFAVMFMNGSEYYKDFHLWTIGDGVTSVVCTGLFISLITTIPDMSWYGIIWTTKSNQILEQDLITNSQQIGVHLSTDFFLPFELVSIILLVALIGAIAVARQ
- the ndhI gene encoding NADH dehydrogenase subunit I yields the protein MFPMLTEFINYGQQTIRAARYIGQGFMITLSHANRLPITIQYPYEKLITPERFRGRIHFEFDKCIACEVCVRVCPIDLPVVDWKLETDIRKKQLLNYSIDFGVCIFCGNCVEYCPTNCLSMTEEYELSTYDRHELNYNQISLGRLPTSVIDDYTIRTISNSPQIKNG